The following are encoded in a window of Salmo trutta chromosome 9, fSalTru1.1, whole genome shotgun sequence genomic DNA:
- the LOC115200416 gene encoding polyadenylate-binding protein-interacting protein 1 → MTENFDRAPGAGRARTKPRSPGLADVGDGDATSVFNQREPLRQPLTSPPLTENNPNNSDTIGGESRRPSKPHQFIHNHSTPASKVKSVDSLVNSSILSANAPEFYPASFSPYEESVSEDGSDGYYTEMTLAELVEEFLSYLNSSPGSFETDIEHMVNMLSSWVTTEETLQELVELIYTQSTAIPNFSYTGARLCNFLSHNLVLSPASGNFRQLLLKRCRTEYEQRDVAVRGDLETQKKFHAYVLFLGELYLRLEVKSAKGPPSRAEILLIALRELMNTLFSNPVDGNLICAVKLLKLTGSVLEDVWKEKGKSDMDQLVQRIENIVLDAQCSRDVKQMLLRLVELRSSNWGRVHAAAASDATPDNDPNYFMNEPTFYTADGTPFTAADPEYSEKYQDILDREDDCFPEDCEENGNESSFNDEDEMDPEIEEAFEKFCLESERRRR, encoded by the exons ATGACTGAGAATTTCGACCGAGCTCCAGGCGCAGGTAGAGCCCGTACAAAGCCAAGAAGCCCCGGCCTTGCAGATGTAGGAGACGGGGACGCCACATCTGTTTTCAACCAGCGTGAGCCTCTTCGACAACCTCTGACGTCTCCACCTTTGACTGAGAACAACCCAAACAATAGTGACACTATCGGCGGAG AAAGCAGAAGACCAAGCAAACCACACCAATTCATTCACAACCACAGCACTCCTGCCTCCAAAGTGAAAAGTGTGGACTCTCTGGTGAATAGCTCCATTCTGTCAGCCAATGCACCGGAGTTCTACCCTGCTAGCTTCTCCCCCTACGAG GAATCCGTTTCGGAGGATGGCAGTGACGGCTATTATACTGAGATGACATTGGCTGAATTGGTTGAGGAGTTTCTCAGCTACCTAAACTCCTCGCCGGGGTCCTTTGAGACGGACATTGAACACATGGTAAACATGCTGAGCAGCTGGGTCACTACTGAGGAGACGCTGCAAGAACTGGTGGAACTCATCTACACACAA TCTACTGCTATCCCCAATTTCTCGTACACTGGTGCAAGGCTCTGTAACTTCCTGTCTCATAACCTCGTACTCAGCCCAGCAAGTGGAAACTTTCGTCAGCTTTTACTAAAACG gtgtcggACAGAGTATGAACAGAGAGACGTAGCGGTGCGGGGAGACCTGGAGACACAGAAGAAGTTCCATGCCTATGTGCTCTTTCTGGGGGAGCTTTATCTCAGACTGGAG GTGAAGAGTGCAAAGGGGCCTCCATCCCGAGCTGAGATCCTGTTAATCGCCCTGAGGGAGCTGATGAATACCCTCTTCTCTAACCCAGTGGATGGAAACCTCATCTGTGCTGTCAAACTGCTCAAG TTGACAGGCTCGGTTCTGGAGGATGTGTGGAAAGAGAAAGGGAAGTCTGACATGGACCAGCTAGTCCAGAGGATTGAGAACATCGTACTGGACGCCCAGTGCAGCAG AGATGtgaagcagatgttattgcggctgGTGGAGCTGAGGTCTAGTAACTGGGGCAGAGtccatgctgctgctgcttccgATGCTACACCTGACAATGACCCCAACTACTTTATG AATGAGCCTACGTTCTACACTGCAGACGGCACTCCCTTCACAGCAGCTGACCCTG AATATTCCGAAAAATACCAGGATATCCTGGATCGGGAAGACGACTGTTTCCCAGAGGACTGTGAAGAGAATGGAAATGAATC GTCGTTCAATGATGAGGATGAGATGGACCCTGAGATCGAGGAAGCTTTTGAGAAGTTCTGCCTAGAGTCCGAGAGGAGACGACGATGA